A region from the Citrobacter koseri ATCC BAA-895 genome encodes:
- a CDS encoding MFS transporter: protein MTKSTHGLSPALIVLMSVATGLAVASNYYAQPLLDTIANNFSLSASSAGFIVTAAQLGYAAGLLFLVPLGDMFERRTLIVSMTLLAAGGMLITASSQSLGMMILGTALTGLFSVVAQILVPLAATLATPDKRGKVVGTIMSGLLLGILLARTVAGLLANLGGWRTVFWVASVLMALMAVALWRGLPKVKSETHLNYPQLLGSVFSLFIHDGLLRTRALLGCLTFANFSILWTSMAFLLAAPPFNYSEGMIGLFGLAGAAGALGARPAGGFADKGKSHLTTTFGLLLLLLSWLAIWYGHSSVLALIIGILVLDLTVQGVHITNQTVIYRVHPDARNRLTAGYMTSYFIGGAAGSLISASAWQHAGWAGVCLAGTTVAALNLLVWWRGFHRQEAAN from the coding sequence ATGACCAAATCCACTCACGGGCTTAGCCCGGCGCTGATTGTTTTAATGTCCGTGGCAACCGGTCTGGCCGTCGCCAGTAACTATTACGCCCAGCCGTTGCTCGATACTATCGCAAACAATTTCTCGCTTTCCGCCAGCTCGGCGGGCTTTATCGTTACCGCCGCTCAGTTGGGCTATGCCGCCGGATTGCTCTTTCTGGTGCCGCTGGGCGATATGTTCGAGCGCCGGACGCTCATCGTCTCCATGACGCTGCTGGCCGCAGGCGGCATGCTGATTACCGCCAGCAGCCAGTCGCTCGGCATGATGATTCTCGGCACGGCGCTCACCGGGCTGTTCTCCGTCGTGGCGCAAATCCTGGTGCCGCTGGCGGCGACGCTCGCCACGCCGGATAAGCGCGGCAAAGTGGTCGGCACCATCATGAGCGGCCTGCTGCTGGGGATTTTACTGGCGCGTACCGTTGCCGGATTGCTGGCGAATCTTGGCGGCTGGCGCACCGTCTTCTGGGTCGCTTCTGTGCTGATGGCGCTGATGGCCGTCGCGCTGTGGCGCGGTTTACCAAAGGTGAAATCAGAAACGCATCTTAACTATCCGCAGCTATTGGGTTCCGTGTTCAGCCTGTTTATCCACGACGGCCTCCTGCGCACCCGCGCGTTGTTAGGCTGCCTGACGTTCGCCAACTTCAGCATTCTCTGGACATCGATGGCCTTTTTACTGGCCGCGCCGCCGTTTAACTATTCCGAAGGGATGATTGGGCTGTTTGGTCTGGCGGGAGCCGCTGGCGCGCTGGGCGCACGTCCGGCGGGCGGTTTTGCCGATAAAGGGAAGTCCCATCTCACCACGACTTTCGGCCTGCTGTTGCTGTTGCTCTCCTGGCTGGCTATCTGGTACGGACACAGCTCCGTGCTGGCGCTGATTATTGGCATCCTGGTGCTGGATCTCACCGTGCAGGGCGTACACATCACCAATCAGACGGTGATTTACCGCGTCCACCCGGATGCGCGTAACCGGCTCACCGCCGGGTATATGACCAGCTACTTTATCGGCGGCGCCGCCGGTTCGTTGATTTCGGCATCGGCCTGGCAGCATGCCGGCTGGGCCGGCGTTTGTCTGGCCGGTACCACCGTCGCCGCGCTCAATCTGCTGGTCTGGTGGCGAGGTTTTCACCGACAAGAAGCCGCAAATTAA